One genomic window of Sodaliphilus pleomorphus includes the following:
- a CDS encoding DUF4293 family protein, with translation MVLQRWQTVYLLIATILMAAFAFMTSISIQVGPQEYILGALVSGAKGSDTHPDLLLMVMDALIIVISIITIIRYKNLKAQMSLCAMCIALTIAMVLCILVLAFTQKAMGDVSVMHIGNLMPLLAIVCYALAYRGISHDKKLLSDSERLR, from the coding sequence ATGGTACTACAACGTTGGCAAACAGTCTATCTACTTATCGCTACAATACTAATGGCGGCATTTGCATTCATGACATCGATCTCGATTCAAGTCGGTCCCCAAGAATACATTTTAGGAGCATTGGTCTCGGGGGCCAAGGGCAGTGACACACACCCCGACCTGCTCTTGATGGTCATGGATGCCCTGATCATCGTGATTTCGATTATCACCATCATCAGGTACAAGAATCTTAAAGCGCAAATGAGCCTGTGCGCAATGTGCATTGCCCTCACGATTGCGATGGTGCTTTGCATTCTGGTATTGGCATTCACGCAGAAGGCCATGGGCGACGTGAGTGTCATGCACATTGGCAATTTAATGCCGCTCTTGGCCATTGTGTGCTATGCACTTGCCTACCGGGGAATTTCTCACGACAAGAAGCTGCTCAGCGACAGCGAGCGCCTGCGTTGA